The Juglans regia cultivar Chandler chromosome 10, Walnut 2.0, whole genome shotgun sequence genome includes the window agtcatctcagctcatctcaattcatctcaactcatttcactactattcattactattcagcaactttaactcacaaatctcactactattcacaactcatttcattactattcacaatccatctcaactcatctcagctcatctcaagtcattttcgaatccaaacatctagTTAATCCAAGGAGAGTGCTCTAACAAAACTCTtgaaaaatatatcttataattttagagCTTTTTTCCGATAAGTGTACCTTTTTAtttatgtacttttttaatataaaatattattaaaaaatattttcttaagcattaagtaaacaaaaattaaaatttaaaagagattCCAGATTATCCggaaaaaagtgtttaaaaaatgatattttttctcaaatatgctttttagatttaaaaataatgttttttaagCCTTAAGATTATTTAGACATGGCTTTTTCTAAACCTAATGTGATGGACGGTATGTAGATTTTTACGTGTCAACCATTCAGACAATAACATTTCTCctatatttaaacaaaaataaataaatcggtCATTCTGAGCAAGTAGGATGGGCATTTTAGAGATTTTGCTAGCCCATTCCGaataattcataatttcataCCACTTTGTAACGATGGACATTTCCGATCatcttcgaaaaaaaaaattgttacctTCGTAAATTATCTTATGCATATTAGGATTAGTACAGCTGCGGGAAACATGGCATAGTACTTTCTGACAAGCATTTGGCTTCAAATTCATCAAAACTTAACGAGTTACAAAATTCTACTAAGAGTGCATGGGCAATCTAATGACAGATCTCTCTTCATCCATGTTGTAGCGTAGGCGGTGTCTTTTTAGACATGTTTCCACTGGTGTTGATGGTGGTGGAATCCTTGGTATTTCCTGCACTGTCTGCTGCATGTCCAGGGCCACGATCTTGCTGAGGTTGGTTCGTAGAATCACATTGATTAGGAGTAGGAGTGGCCTTGGAGATAGTTCGGGAGCTGGGAAAGAAATCAACAGGTTCAGAGTCTGCAATCTTGCCACCTTCAAGTGGAGTGCCGTGCTTGTAACTCACCCTCACGGCTTCATCCTCGTTCAGCCTCGCCTGCGCAGTCCCATAC containing:
- the LOC109013142 gene encoding uncharacterized protein LOC109013142; amino-acid sequence: MAKSKDDIKYGTAQARLNEDEAVRVSYKHGTPLEGGKIADSEPVDFFPSSRTISKATPTPNQCDSTNQPQQDRGPGHAADSAGNTKDSTTINTSGNMSKKTPPTLQHG